A part of Nerophis lumbriciformis linkage group LG25, RoL_Nlum_v2.1, whole genome shotgun sequence genomic DNA contains:
- the LOC133622035 gene encoding uncharacterized protein isoform X1 produces the protein MCTVVDNRDVVIILSDDEDDILEMSFREPSVLLMETEDVPNKDHTLSPSKMNEDLVVTFARPAELLPHARYDCPIHPFTASDNCVAPVSGNQNKCEQCFCYICDKLASTCEKWQLSQECHCNSHKKSDFWNGLRNCLLLGQLEAFKFTLSEIDGKLRHAETLLRHFKVQLKDNYTVYLHGKHVGDGLVQDYNPVYECVSAFLNVADKQDDRVAAVMRLGAAELFIPHLQLARPSSCKPSFVSITSTKERLMQRVVSSVRKQMVMADFAPGFCQKLEDFYRKLHLPPELRNSLSVRPWDDILLVSVLKGQNVQGVRTNRGKKDSLLEDMDVILLRVERLLQENRFRELSRYLRAVQTDQPKPFLLLKDLIPFFMCLEGDFSAVLTPVFMLGNGPASRLTPQIFQWYLRMLSTAMAPKWTISRTCKLCPFMNVWSPIKGAQPLSCLELVRFALKVHRCCPAVLMNSECWIHLLQIVCGAVTSHPEHSPGFLKEAVHVVNSIMDESGNNVQIPPNFVSQYQDQAMLLLVTGALARVIACPDLIPVIPILCTCKKNQWALRWLWSILLSINSHNVVIAKIYYELITLRVNTKKHVPDKPLFPAAKDWDHCLQLTDILPLILAFEGDFPAALNNLFPPGNGPVVRLTPHAFQFYLQMFKTANAPMLAWSHRFELCTVKGQWHPIRGAVPLTNLELVRFAVMVHRCRQDVHMDSESWTHLLKTVSTTIKSSFFEEPSPEFLHEAVQSVNSILLTKSNSNMEVPPYFVSLFPDQATLLLTVGALSQIILHPDLSPVIPILCTFQNNIWALNWFWNRLLPKNHRIGLVKKIYQELENCSVKNTLMCLQSTRRVLFPAAENWDLNLQLGNLLPLLLCLEGQLTPAMLSFYSSETGPFLNLRPHVFEVYLRMFSTCTAPKLTVGQAGELCFFNKPWEPIAGLHPVGGLQLLGFVLLVHRCNLVIYTNSDCWISLLMLVGRAHTCIPKPSDVFLRESVQLVNSILQTCSSRNMNISGKFPKHDVDQSKLLLLTGALREIILHPLLSPVIPILKTLQSNMWVLCWFWNTCDDKLHNAIMQKIYRELEETTGDPTSALHSIRHLLDPQARPWHQ, from the exons ATGTGCACAGTCGTGGATAATAGAGACGTCGTCATCATCCTCAGCGATGATGAAGATGACATCCTGGAAATGTCCTTCCGGGAACCGTCAGTTCTCCTTATGGAGACGGAGGACGTTCCCAATAAGG ACCATACGCTGTCTCCCAGTAAGATGAACGAAGACTTGGTCGTCACCTTCGCCCGTCCTGCTGAACTTTTACCGCACGCGCGCTACGACTGCCCCATACACCCTTTCAC AGCTTCAGACAACTGTGTGGCTCCTGTGTCCGGGAACCAGAACAAGTGCGAGCAGTGCTTCTGCTATATCTGTGACAAGCTTGCGTCGACG TGTGAAAAGTGGCAACTGAGCCAAGAGTGCCACTGCAACAGCCACAAGAAGAGCGACTTCTGGAACGGCCTCCGAAACTGCTTGCTGCTGGGCCAACTGGAGGCCTTCAAGTTCACCCTGTCTGAAATTGATGGCAAACTCCGACATGCAG AGACGCTGTTGCGGCACTTCAAAGTCCAGCTTAAAGACAACTACACGGTGTACCTTCACGGCAAGCATGTGGGCGATGGCCTCGTACAAGA CTACAACCCCGTGTACGAGTGCGTGTCAGCGTTCTTGAACGTAGCGGACAAGCAAGACGACAGAGTTGCGGCCGTCATGAGGCTGGGAGCAGCGGAGTTGTTTATTCCACACCTACAACTTGCACG GCCTTCCTCTTGTAAGCCATCCTTTGTGAGCATCACCAGCACCAAAGAGCGTCTAATGCAAAG GGTGGTATCGTCGGTGCGGAAGCAGATGGTGATGGCTGATTTCGCTCCAGGTTTCTGCCAGAAACTGGAGGATTTTTACAGAAAGTTGCACCTCCCACCTGAGCTGAGGAACAG CCTGAGTGTGCGTCCATGGGACGACATCCTGCTAGTATCCGTGTTGAAGGGACAAAACGTGCAGGGAGTGCGCACCAACAGAGGCAAGAAGGACTCCCTGTTGGAGGACATGGATGTGATTCTACTGAGGGTGGAACGACTCCTGCAAGAGAACAG GTTCAGAGAGTTGAGCCGCTACCTTCGAGCCGTCCAGACCGATCAGCCCAAACC CTTCCTGCTGCTGAAGGACCTCATCCCTTTCTTCATGTGCTTGGAGGGCGACTTCTCGGCGGTGCTCACGCCTGTCTTCATGCTAGGGAATGGGCCCGCCTCGCGCCTCACGCCACAGATCTTCCAGTGGTACCTCCGCATGCTCAGCACGGCGATGGCGCCCAAGTGGACCATCAGCCGGACGTGCAAGCTCTGCCCGTTTATGAACGTGTGGAGTCCAATCAAAG GTGCGCAGCCACTGTCATGTTTGGAACTGGTCCGCTTTGCACTCAAGGTGCATCGATGCTGCCCAGCTGTCCTCATGAAT TCTGAATGTTGGATCCATTTGCTTCAAATTGTCTGTGGGGCAGTCACCAGTCATCCAGAACACAGTCCGGGGTTCCTGAAA GAAGCTGTCCATGTTGTGAATTCCATCATGGACGAGTCCGGCAACAATGTACAAATCCCGCCTAACTTTGTGTCG cAGTACCAGGATCAGGCCATGTTGCTGCTAGTCACCGGGGCATTGGCTCGAGTTATCGCCTGCCCCGACCTGATTCCAGTCATTCCCATTCTGTGCACCTGTAAG aaaaacCAGTGGGCTCTCCGCTGGCTATGGAGTATCCTGCTGTCCATCAATAGCCACAATGTAGTCATCGCGAAGATCTATTACGAGCTGATAACCCTCAGAG TAAACACTAAAAAGCATGTTCCTGACAAGCCTCTGTTTCCTGCCGCCAAGGACTGGGACCA TTGCCTGCAGTTGACCGACATCCTCCCTTTGATCTTGGCCTTTGAAGGTGACTTCCCCGCAGCGCTCAACAATTTATTCCCGCCAGGGAATGGACCCGTTGTACGCCTCACACCGCACGCCTTCCAGTTTTACCTCCAAATGTTCAAAACGGCAAATGCACCCATGTTGGCCTGGTCGCATAGGTTCGAGCTCTGCACAGTCAAAGGCCAGTGGCATCCGATCAGAG GAGCGGTGCCGCTGACAAATTTGGAATTGGTCCGCTTTGCAGTCATGGTGCATAGATGCAGACAGGATGTCCACATGGAT TCAGAGTCCTGGACGCATTTGCTCAAAACTGTGAGCACAACTATAAAAAGCAGCTTTTTTGAAGAACCCAGTCCGGAGTTCCTGCAT GAAGCTGTCCAATCTGTCAATTCCATTCTGTTGACTAAATCCAACTCCAACATGGAAGTCCCACCTTACTTTGTGTCG CTGTTTCCAGATCAGGCCACATTACTGCTGACCGTTGGGGCCTTGAGTCAGATAATCCTCCATCCTGATCTGAGTCCTGTCATCCCCATTCTGTGCACATTTCAG AACAACATTTGGGCTCTCAACTGGTTCTGGAACAGGCTGTTACCCAAAAACCATCGAATCGGCCTTGTCAAGAAGATCTATCAGGAGCTGGAAAACTGTTCGG TAAAGAACACCTTAATGTGTCTTCAGTCCACCAGACGAGTTCTGTTTCCTGCTGCTGAGAACTGGGACCT CAACTTGCAGCTGGGGAAcctcctccccctcctcctctGCTTGGAGGGCCAGTTAACCCCGGCAATGCTGAGCTTCTACTCGTCTGAGACGGGTCCCTTCTTGAACCTCAGGCCCCACGTCTTTGAGGTCTACCTGCGTATGTTCAGCACCTGCACTGCCCCGAAGCTGACCGTCGGCCAGGCGGGGGAGCTCTGCTTTTTTAACAAGCCTTGGGAGCCGATCGCAG GTTTGCATCCCGTAGGAGGTTTACAGCTGCTCGGCTTTGTACTCCTTGTCCATAGATGCAACCTGGTCATCTACACTAAT TCCGATTGTTGGATCAGTCTGCTCATGCTCGTCGGCAGAGCCCACACATGCATCCCAAAACCAAGTGACGTCTTCCTGCGT GAATCTGTACAACTTGTGAACAGTATTCTGCAGACTTGCTCCAGCCGGAACATGAACATCTCAGGGAAATTCCCCAAG cATGACGTTGATCAATCCAAGTTGCTGCTGCTCACTGGTGCTTTGAGAGAGATCATCCTCCATCCTCTACTCAGTCCAGTCATCCCCATTCTGAAAACCTTACAG AGTAACATGTGGGTGCTCTGCTGGTTCTGGAATACATGCGATGACAAACTCCACAACGCCATCATGCAGAAGATCTATCGGGAGCTGGAAGAGACCACAG GGGACCCCACCAGTGCTCTTCACTCCATTAGACACCTTCTGGATCCTCAAGCCAGACCCTGGCACCAGTAA
- the LOC133622035 gene encoding uncharacterized protein isoform X2 produces the protein MCTVVDNRDVVIILSDDEDDILEMSFREPSVLLMETEDVPNKDHTLSPSKMNEDLVVTFARPAELLPHARYDCPIHPFTASDNCVAPVSGNQNKCEQCFCYICDKLASTCEKWQLSQECHCNSHKKSDFWNGLRNCLLLGQLEAFKFTLSEIDGKLRHAETLLRHFKVQLKDNYTVYLHGKHVGDGLVQDYNPVYECVSAFLNVADKQDDRVAAVMRLGAAELFIPHLQLARPSSCKPSFVSITSTKERLMQRVVSSVRKQMVMADFAPGFCQKLEDFYRKLHLPPELRNSLSVRPWDDILLVSVLKGQNVQGVRTNRGKKDSLLEDMDVILLRVERLLQENRFRELSRYLRAVQTDQPKPFLLLKDLIPFFMCLEGDFSAVLTPVFMLGNGPASRLTPQIFQWYLRMLSTAMAPKWTISRTCKLCPFMNVWSPIKGAQPLSCLELVRFALKVHRCCPAVLMNSECWIHLLQIVCGAVTSHPEHSPGFLKEAVHVVNSIMDESGNNVQIPPNFVSQYQDQAMLLLVTGALARVIACPDLIPVIPILCTCKKNQWALRWLWSILLSINSHNVVIAKIYYELITLRVNTKKHVPDKPLFPAAKDWDHCLQLTDILPLILAFEGAVPLTNLELVRFAVMVHRCRQDVHMDSESWTHLLKTVSTTIKSSFFEEPSPEFLHEAVQSVNSILLTKSNSNMEVPPYFVSLFPDQATLLLTVGALSQIILHPDLSPVIPILCTFQNNIWALNWFWNRLLPKNHRIGLVKKIYQELENCSVKNTLMCLQSTRRVLFPAAENWDLNLQLGNLLPLLLCLEGQLTPAMLSFYSSETGPFLNLRPHVFEVYLRMFSTCTAPKLTVGQAGELCFFNKPWEPIAGLHPVGGLQLLGFVLLVHRCNLVIYTNSDCWISLLMLVGRAHTCIPKPSDVFLRESVQLVNSILQTCSSRNMNISGKFPKHDVDQSKLLLLTGALREIILHPLLSPVIPILKTLQSNMWVLCWFWNTCDDKLHNAIMQKIYRELEETTGDPTSALHSIRHLLDPQARPWHQ, from the exons ATGTGCACAGTCGTGGATAATAGAGACGTCGTCATCATCCTCAGCGATGATGAAGATGACATCCTGGAAATGTCCTTCCGGGAACCGTCAGTTCTCCTTATGGAGACGGAGGACGTTCCCAATAAGG ACCATACGCTGTCTCCCAGTAAGATGAACGAAGACTTGGTCGTCACCTTCGCCCGTCCTGCTGAACTTTTACCGCACGCGCGCTACGACTGCCCCATACACCCTTTCAC AGCTTCAGACAACTGTGTGGCTCCTGTGTCCGGGAACCAGAACAAGTGCGAGCAGTGCTTCTGCTATATCTGTGACAAGCTTGCGTCGACG TGTGAAAAGTGGCAACTGAGCCAAGAGTGCCACTGCAACAGCCACAAGAAGAGCGACTTCTGGAACGGCCTCCGAAACTGCTTGCTGCTGGGCCAACTGGAGGCCTTCAAGTTCACCCTGTCTGAAATTGATGGCAAACTCCGACATGCAG AGACGCTGTTGCGGCACTTCAAAGTCCAGCTTAAAGACAACTACACGGTGTACCTTCACGGCAAGCATGTGGGCGATGGCCTCGTACAAGA CTACAACCCCGTGTACGAGTGCGTGTCAGCGTTCTTGAACGTAGCGGACAAGCAAGACGACAGAGTTGCGGCCGTCATGAGGCTGGGAGCAGCGGAGTTGTTTATTCCACACCTACAACTTGCACG GCCTTCCTCTTGTAAGCCATCCTTTGTGAGCATCACCAGCACCAAAGAGCGTCTAATGCAAAG GGTGGTATCGTCGGTGCGGAAGCAGATGGTGATGGCTGATTTCGCTCCAGGTTTCTGCCAGAAACTGGAGGATTTTTACAGAAAGTTGCACCTCCCACCTGAGCTGAGGAACAG CCTGAGTGTGCGTCCATGGGACGACATCCTGCTAGTATCCGTGTTGAAGGGACAAAACGTGCAGGGAGTGCGCACCAACAGAGGCAAGAAGGACTCCCTGTTGGAGGACATGGATGTGATTCTACTGAGGGTGGAACGACTCCTGCAAGAGAACAG GTTCAGAGAGTTGAGCCGCTACCTTCGAGCCGTCCAGACCGATCAGCCCAAACC CTTCCTGCTGCTGAAGGACCTCATCCCTTTCTTCATGTGCTTGGAGGGCGACTTCTCGGCGGTGCTCACGCCTGTCTTCATGCTAGGGAATGGGCCCGCCTCGCGCCTCACGCCACAGATCTTCCAGTGGTACCTCCGCATGCTCAGCACGGCGATGGCGCCCAAGTGGACCATCAGCCGGACGTGCAAGCTCTGCCCGTTTATGAACGTGTGGAGTCCAATCAAAG GTGCGCAGCCACTGTCATGTTTGGAACTGGTCCGCTTTGCACTCAAGGTGCATCGATGCTGCCCAGCTGTCCTCATGAAT TCTGAATGTTGGATCCATTTGCTTCAAATTGTCTGTGGGGCAGTCACCAGTCATCCAGAACACAGTCCGGGGTTCCTGAAA GAAGCTGTCCATGTTGTGAATTCCATCATGGACGAGTCCGGCAACAATGTACAAATCCCGCCTAACTTTGTGTCG cAGTACCAGGATCAGGCCATGTTGCTGCTAGTCACCGGGGCATTGGCTCGAGTTATCGCCTGCCCCGACCTGATTCCAGTCATTCCCATTCTGTGCACCTGTAAG aaaaacCAGTGGGCTCTCCGCTGGCTATGGAGTATCCTGCTGTCCATCAATAGCCACAATGTAGTCATCGCGAAGATCTATTACGAGCTGATAACCCTCAGAG TAAACACTAAAAAGCATGTTCCTGACAAGCCTCTGTTTCCTGCCGCCAAGGACTGGGACCA TTGCCTGCAGTTGACCGACATCCTCCCTTTGATCTTGGCCTTTGAAG GAGCGGTGCCGCTGACAAATTTGGAATTGGTCCGCTTTGCAGTCATGGTGCATAGATGCAGACAGGATGTCCACATGGAT TCAGAGTCCTGGACGCATTTGCTCAAAACTGTGAGCACAACTATAAAAAGCAGCTTTTTTGAAGAACCCAGTCCGGAGTTCCTGCAT GAAGCTGTCCAATCTGTCAATTCCATTCTGTTGACTAAATCCAACTCCAACATGGAAGTCCCACCTTACTTTGTGTCG CTGTTTCCAGATCAGGCCACATTACTGCTGACCGTTGGGGCCTTGAGTCAGATAATCCTCCATCCTGATCTGAGTCCTGTCATCCCCATTCTGTGCACATTTCAG AACAACATTTGGGCTCTCAACTGGTTCTGGAACAGGCTGTTACCCAAAAACCATCGAATCGGCCTTGTCAAGAAGATCTATCAGGAGCTGGAAAACTGTTCGG TAAAGAACACCTTAATGTGTCTTCAGTCCACCAGACGAGTTCTGTTTCCTGCTGCTGAGAACTGGGACCT CAACTTGCAGCTGGGGAAcctcctccccctcctcctctGCTTGGAGGGCCAGTTAACCCCGGCAATGCTGAGCTTCTACTCGTCTGAGACGGGTCCCTTCTTGAACCTCAGGCCCCACGTCTTTGAGGTCTACCTGCGTATGTTCAGCACCTGCACTGCCCCGAAGCTGACCGTCGGCCAGGCGGGGGAGCTCTGCTTTTTTAACAAGCCTTGGGAGCCGATCGCAG GTTTGCATCCCGTAGGAGGTTTACAGCTGCTCGGCTTTGTACTCCTTGTCCATAGATGCAACCTGGTCATCTACACTAAT TCCGATTGTTGGATCAGTCTGCTCATGCTCGTCGGCAGAGCCCACACATGCATCCCAAAACCAAGTGACGTCTTCCTGCGT GAATCTGTACAACTTGTGAACAGTATTCTGCAGACTTGCTCCAGCCGGAACATGAACATCTCAGGGAAATTCCCCAAG cATGACGTTGATCAATCCAAGTTGCTGCTGCTCACTGGTGCTTTGAGAGAGATCATCCTCCATCCTCTACTCAGTCCAGTCATCCCCATTCTGAAAACCTTACAG AGTAACATGTGGGTGCTCTGCTGGTTCTGGAATACATGCGATGACAAACTCCACAACGCCATCATGCAGAAGATCTATCGGGAGCTGGAAGAGACCACAG GGGACCCCACCAGTGCTCTTCACTCCATTAGACACCTTCTGGATCCTCAAGCCAGACCCTGGCACCAGTAA